AGCGCACCATCGTGCGCGACGAGCTCCGCGACATCGTCGAACGCCACGGCGACACCCGGCGCTCGCGGATCATTCCCGCCGACGGCGACGTCAGCGACGAGGACCTCATCGCCCGCGAGGACGTGGTGGTGACCATCACCGAGACCGGCTACGCCAAACGCACCAAGACCGACCTGTACCGCAGCCAGAAGCGCGGCGGCAAAGGCGTGCAGGGTGCGGGGCTCAAACAGGACGACATCGTCAAACACTTCTTCGTCTGCTCCACCCACGACTGGATCCTGTTCTTCACCACCCAGGGCCGGGTGTATCGGGCCAAGGCCTACGACCTTCCCGAGGCCTCCCGCACCGCCCGCGGCCAGCACGTGGCCAACCTGCTGGCGTTCCAACCCGAGGAACGCATCGCCCAGGTCATCCAGATCAAGGGCTACGAGGACGCGCCGTATCTGGTGTTGGCCACCCGCAACGGGCTGGTGAAGAAGTCCAAACTCACCGACTTCGACTCCAACCGCTCCGGCGGCATCGTGGCGATCAACCTGCGCGACGGCGACGAACTGGTCGGCGTGGTGCTCTGCTCGGCCGACGACGACCTGCTGCTGGTGTCGGCCAACGGCCAGTCGATCCGGTTCTCGGCCACCGACGAGGCGCTGCGGCCGATGGGCCGGGCCACCTCCGGGGTGCAGGGCATGCGGTTCAACGAGGACGACAAGCTGCTCTCGCTCAACGTGGTGCGCCACGGCACCTACCTGCTGGTGGCCACCTCCGGCGGCTACGCCAAGCGCACCGCGATCGAGGAGTACAGCGCCCAGGGCCGCGGCGGCAAGGGCATCTTGACGATCATGTACGACCGGCGCCGCGGGCGGCTGGTCGGTGCGCTCATCGTCGACGACCACAGCGAGGTCTACGCCATCACCTCCGGCGGCGGGGTGATCCGCACCCGGGCCAAGCAGGTGCGCAAGGCCGGTCGCCAAACCAAGGGTGTGCGGTTGATGAACTTGGGTGAGGGCGACACACTGTTAGCGATCGCCCGCAACGCCGACATCGTCGACGACGACCCCGACGCCTAAGGAGACCCCCGGTGACATCGCCTAATCAGCCGGAGCAGTCCGGGCCCGCCGCCGACACCGCGGCGTCCCCGCCGCCCGACGGCCCGGCTGCGCCGGCCCGGTCGGCGCCGTCGGGGGAGGTGCCCCCACCGTGGCAGCGCGGCGTCGCCAAACCGCGTCCGGCCGGCGCCGCGCCCGGGCCGGCCCCGGCGAAACCGGCCGGCGCCCCGACGGTCAAACCCGCCGAGGTGACCCGGGTGGAGCCGGCCCCGGCGGTCGCGGAGTCCTACGCCAGCGAACTGCCGGACCTCTCCCGCGCGACCCGCACCGGTCAGCACAAGACGCCGGGGCGGCCGACCGAGGCCCCGGCGCCGGCCGCCGGCGCCGCGCGCACCGGGCGCACCGGCACCGCGGTCCAGGTCAGCCGGCACAGCGGGCCGCTGCGGGCCAGCATGCAACTGCGCCGGGTCGATCCGTGGACGACGTTGAAGGCCTCGCTGATCCTGTCGGTGGCGCTGTTTTTCGTCTGGATGATCGCGGTGGCGTTCCTCTACCTGATCCTCGGCGCGATGGGGGTGTGGAGCAAACTCAACAGCAACGTCGGGGACCTGCTGCACCAGACCAACGTCGGCGCCGGCGGCGACATCATCTCCGCGAGCACGATCTTCGGCGGCGCGACACTGATCGGGCTGGTCAACATCGTGTTGTTGACCGCGATGGCCGCCCTCGGCGCCTTCATCTACAACCTCACCGCCGACCTGGTCGGCGGCATTGAGGTCACCCTCGCCGACCGGGAGTAGCGACCGCGCGTTTGGGCGCCGGTGGCCCGGTGCGGTAACCTCGGCGCTCGATCGCATCCATTTGCGGGCCTATAGCTCAGGCGGTTAGAGCGCTTCGCTGATAACGAAGAGGTCGGAGGTTCGAGTCCTCCTAGGCCCACCACACGGGTGAGGAAGGGACGGCATGCGACGGGTGATCGTGGTGGTGGCCGCGTTGAGCGTGGCCGCCGCGCTGGCGGTGCGGGAGCGCCGCCAAGGCGCCGTGTGGCACACCCTCGCCGAGCAGCCCGCCTAGACCCACCGGATTGACGACGGGGCCTTAGCTCAGTTGGTAGAGCACTGCCTTTGCAAGGCAGGTGTCAGGGGTTCGATTCCCCTAGGCTCCACGAAACAGCGAAACAGCTCCACGCGGTCACTCCGCACACCGATCGACGCGCGGAGCGATCCGGGTCACGCGGTCACGGCCACCACGCGGATCTCGACGCGCATGCGCGCGTGGCCGAGCGCGGCGACGCCGATGTTGGTCCAGGTCGGAGCGTGGTGGGGCATGTGTTCGGCGAAGCACTCCGCCATCGTGTCGTTGATGAAGTCCTGGTTCCCGTCGAGACCGACATGGTACGAGTGCACGTCGATGACGTCATCGAAGCTCGCGCCGGCTCGCTGCAGAACCGTGCCGACGTTGGCGAACGCTTGGGCGATCTCGTCCCTGAGGCTCTCGGGAAAGTTCATGTCGTTGTCCAACCACCCCCCTTGGCCGGCAAGCTCCACCCGGTTGCCGATACGCGACGCCATGGCGAAGACCGTGGTGAACTCGGGGGTGGTGAAGAACTTGCGGTCGGTCATGCGGATCGTCTCCTGCCTGGGGAAGATGCTGCTCGATGGGGCTCTGGACGGGCTACCGTCCGTCTCACGGCCGCGGCTGCACCTCCACGCTCGGCGGCCGCGGGGAGGCCTCGTCGTCGCGGTGCGCCGAGCGCCGGATCAGCACCACCGCGGTGACGCCGCCGGCCACCGCGGCGGCGGCCACGCCGGCGATCAGCCACGGCCGCCGGCTGCGGCGTTGTTGCTCGCGGCGGGCCTCGCGCAGCGCCTGCGGCAACCCGGCCACCACCTGCTGGGCGGCGGCGAACTCGTCGGCGAGGGTGTCGCCGGCCGCGCCGACCTCGCGGGCCAGCTGGCCGTCCCGGTAGCGGCGGCGCAGCCCGGCCGCGCCGCGGCGGGCGGTGTGCACCCCCAGACCCACCACCCCGCGGGTCACGTCGACCGGGCCGACGGCGGTGTAGGTGAGCCCGCGGGCCAGCCGTTGGCGGGCGGTCAGAGCCTCGGCGTCGCCGGGGGCGCCCCGAAGGACCGTCGCGGGTTTCCTGCTCATCTCTCACCTCTCGCCGACCGGATCGCGCGGATGGCTCCGCGGTGTTCTTAGCCTGCCATCTTCACGGCCGTCATGGGGCGGATGCGGCCCGGCGGGTGCCCACCGGGGACCCGGGGGGCCGCGGCCCTCACCGCATCGGGCAGACTGTGCAGTCGTGACCAACAGTCCTATCCAGACCGCCAGCGCGACCCTGCACACCAACCGCGGTGACATCACGATCGCGCTCTTCGGCAACCACGCCCCCAAAACCGTCGACAACTTCGTCGGCCTGGCGCAGGGGACCGCCGAGTACAGCACCACCAACGCCTCCGGCGGATCCACCGGGCCGTTCTACGACGGGGCGATCTTCCACCGGGTGATCGCCGGGTTCATGATCCAGGGCGGGGACCCCAGCGGCACCGGCCGCGGGGGCCCGGGCTACCAGTTCGCCGACGAGTTCCACCCGGAGCTCGCGTTCGACAAGCCCTACCTGCTGGCCATGGCCAACGCCGGGCCGGGCACCAACGGGTCGCAGTTCTTCATCACGGTCGGGCCGACCCCGCACCTGACCCGCCGGCACACCATCTTCGGTGAGGTCGTCGACCCCGCCTCACGCCAGGTGGTCGACACCATCGCCAACACCGTCACCGACGGCGGCGACCGCCCGACCGACCCGGTGGTCATCGAGTCGATCACGATCTCCTGACCCTCGCGCGCGCCGCCGGTCAGGATCCGGCGCCGGCGTAGCCGGCGTCGGTGAGCGCATCGAGCACCGCCACCGGATCGGTGCCCAGATCCCAGCGCGACAGCACCCACAGCCGGTCGGCGGTGGCCTCGATCTCCAGCAGTCGGGTCTTGCGCCCGATGCGGGCGAACTCGGTGATCCGGATCAGCGTGATCTGTGCGCGCGGCACCCGGTGGGTGCGCACCCAGCCGCGCAGCACCAGCGCGTCGTCGTCGATCGCCAGCCGGGGGCGCGCCCGCCAGGACAGCGCGGCGAACACCGCCAGCCCCGCCCCGGCCAGCCCGATCAGCAGCCGGCCCGGCGGGTCGGTGACCACCGCCAGGCCGACGGCCAGCATGATCAGCCCGGCCAGCCCGGCGGCGGCGATCCCGCCCGGCGACGGCGACCACGTCGTCGCGTCGGCGCTCACCGGCCCCTCCCCCGCACGTTATCCACAGGGGTTATCCACAGTGGGGATGAATGACATGGATGTGATTGGGTCACGAACCGGTAACGGCGCCCGCCGACGCGCTCACCGCCACCGCATCGTCAACAGCAGCCCGCTGATCATGAACGCGAACGCGATCGCGTAGTTCCACGGACCCAGGTCGGCCATCCACACCAGTGCGGCGGGCACGTCGTAGCCGGTGGCGGCCAGCTGGTAGACCATCAGCCAGACCAGCCCGAACAGCATCAGCCCGACGAACAGCGCCACGAACCACACACTCGACGGGCCGGCCTTCACCTTGACCGGGGTGCGGCTGACCGCGCTGGCGGCGAAGTCGTTCTTCTTACGGACTTTGGACTTGGGCATCGATACCTCAGATACTGAAGATACTGCGCGGGCGGGGCGAGCCTCCTGCGAACATTCGTCGGGTACGAGCTTAACCCAGCGGTCCCGCCGACAGAATGGAGAGCCGATGGTCGACACCGCGCCGGTGCGGCGCCACCGCCTGTGGTCGGCGGGGGTGCCGGTGGTCTGTCTGGCCGCCGGGCTGCTGCTGGCCGCCACCCATGGGGTCTCCGGGGGCGATGAGATCCGCAGCAGCGACGCGCCCCGGCTGGTCGACATGGTCAACGCCGCCCAGCAGCACGTCGACGAGCTGGCCGCCCGCCGCGACACCCTCACCGACCAGATCGACTCGGTGCACGGCGCCTCCGCCGACACCGCGCTGGCGGCGATGCTGGCCCGCGCCTCGACGCTGTCGGCGCAGGCCGGCCTGGACCCGGTGCGCGGGCCCGGCCTGGTGGTGACGTTGACCGACGCGCAGCGCGACGCCGACGGCCGGTTCCCCCGCGACGCCTCCCCCGACGACCTGGTGGTCCACCAGCAGGACATCCAGGGGGTGCTCAACGCGTTGTGGAGTGCCGGCGCCGAGGCGATCCAGGTCCAAGACCAGCGGGTCATCGCGACCTCGGCGGTGCGCTGTGTGGGCAACACGCTGCTGCTCAACGGGCGCACCTACAGCCCGCCCTACACCGTGAGCGCCCTCGGCGACGCCGAGGCGATGCAGGCCGCCCTCGCCGAGGAGCCCCGGGTGGTCCTGTACCGCCAGTACGTGGTCCGCTTCGGGCTCGGCTACAGCGAGGAGGTCCGCCCGGAGGTCGAGATCGCCGGGCACACCCAGCCGCTGCGGCTGCGCTACGCCCAGCCCAGCGGGCCGGTCGGCTACTGACCGCACACCCGGGGGCGCCGCCGCGCGGGCGGTAGCCTGGGCGGATGCGGGTTCTGGTCGTCGACAACTACGACAGCTTCGTGTTCAACCTGGTGCAGTACCTGGGCCAGTTGGGCGTGACCGCGACGGTGTGGCGCAACGACGACCCGCGGCTGGGCGACCCGGCCGCGGTCGCCGCCGACGTCGACGGGGTGCTGTTGAGCCCCGGCCCGGGCACCCCGCAGCGCGCCGGGGCCTCGATCCCGCTGGTGGCGGCCTGCGCGGCGACCGGCACCCCGCTGCTGGGGGTCTGCCTGGGCCACCAGGCCATCGGGGTGGCCTACGGCGCGACGGTGGACCGGGCCCCGGAGCTGCTGCACGGCAAGACCAGCAGTGTGCACCACGACGACAGCGGGGTGCTGCGCGGACTGCCGGAGCCGTTCACCGCCACCCGGTACCACTCGTTGACGATCCTGCCCGACACCCTGCCGGCCGAGCTGCGGGTCACCGCGCGCACCGACGGCGGGGTCATCATGGGCGTGGCGCACCGGCAGTCGCCGATCCACGGGGTGCAGTTCCACCCCGAGTCGATCCTCACCGAGGGCGGCCACCGGCTGCTGGCCAACTGGTTGGCGGTGTGCGGGGCGCACACCGACGCGGCGCTGATCGCCACGCTGGAGTCGCAGGTGGCCGCCGCGCTCGGGCCGGTGTCGGCGGCCGACGCCACCGTCAGCGGCCGAACGTCAGCGTGATGTTGCCGTCGGTGTTGACGCCCTGACCGGCCGTCGGGCTCTGGGAGATCACCCGGTTGCGGCTGTCGCCGCCGGCGTCGACGTCGGGGCCCTTGACCAGCACCCCGGTCCAGCCCAGCGCCCGCAGCAGCGGCTCGGCGTCGGTCCAGAACATGCCCTTGACGTCGGGCATCACGAACTGGTTGCCCTTGGAGACCTGCAGTTCGATGACGGTGTCCACCGGCACGTTCTCCCCGGCCGTCGGGCGGGTCGCGATGACCTGGCCGGCCGGTTCGGGGCTGTCCACCGAGACCGGGTTGACCTTGGCGAACCCGGACAGGGTCAGGGTCTTCTCGGCCTCCTCGGCGGTCTGGCCGGAGACCGCCGGCACGTCCTTGGTCTCCGGGCCGGTGCCGACGATCACGGTGATCTCGTTGGTGATCGCCGAGGTGGAGTTCACCGGCGGGTTGGTGCCGACCACCCGGTCCTTGAGTTCCGGGGTCGACGGGGACTCGCTGCGTTTGAACTTGCTGAACCCGCGGCCCTCGAGTTTCTTGATCGCCGCCTCGTAGCTCAGCGACGCCACATCGGGAACCTGGCGCTGCTCGGGGCCGTAGGAGACCTTGACGGTGATGACGTCACCCTTGTGGGCGGTGCTGTCGGCGGCCGGCTCGGTGGAGATCACATGGTCCGGCGGCACCACCGAGTCGGCCTTCTGCTCGGTGCGCACCTCGAAGCCCTTCTTCTGCAGTTCGGCGACCGCGTCGGCCGACACCATGCCCTGCACGTCGGGCACGGCCAGTTCGTGGGCGCGCCCCCCGCCGCTGAACATGTTGATCACCACGGTCACCGCCACGGTGAGCACCGCGAGCACCGCCACCGCGACCAGCCAGCGGGTCACCGAGCTGGCGTTGCGGTCGCCGCTGAAGTCCAGCGGCTGGCGCGGCAGCGGGTCGGTGTGCGGTCCGGCGCCGGCCGCCGAGGAGCTGCGCAGCATCGCGGTGCGGTCGGCGTCGGTGAGCACCTTGGGCGCCTCCGGGGCCTCCCCGTTGTAGACCCGGATCAGATCGGCGTGCATCTCGGCGGCCGTCTGGTAGCGGTTGTCGGGGTTTTTGGCCAGTGCTTTGAGCACCACCGCGTCCAGGCCCGCCGACAGCCCCGCCTTGCGCTGCGACGGCGGCACCGGGTCCTCGCGCACATGCTGGTAGGCGACCGCCACCGGGGAATCCCCGACGAACGGGGGCTCGCCGGTGAGGATCTCGTAGAGCACACAGCCCAGCGAGTACACGTCGGAGCGGGCGTCGACCGATTCGCCGCGGGCCTGCTCCGGGGAGAGGTACTGGGCGGTGCCGATGACCGCGGCGGTCTGGGTCATGTTGCCGCTGTCGGCCAGGGCGCGCGCGATCCCGAAATCCATCACCTTGACCGCGTTGGTCGTGCTGATCATGATGTTGGCCGGTTTGACGTCGCGGTGGATGATGCCGTGCTGGTGGGAGAAGTTCAGCGCCTGGCAGGCGTCGGCGATGATCTCGATCGCGCGGTGTTCGGGCAGCGGGCCGTCGTTGTGCACCATGTCGCGCAGCGTGACCCCGTCGACGTACTCCATCACGATGTAGGGCAGCGGACCGGCCTCGGTCTCGGCCTCCCCGGTGTCGTAGACCGCCACGATCGCCGGGTGGTTCAGCGCGGCGGCGTTCTGCGCCTCGCGGCGGAACCGCAGATAGAAGCTGGGGTCGCGGGCCAGGTCGGCGCGCAGCACCTTGATCGCGACGTCGCGGTGCAGCCGCTGGTCGCGGGCCAGGTGGACCTCCGACATGCCGCCGAAGCCGAGGATGTCGCCGAGTTCGTAACGGTCGGACAGATGCGGTGGCGTCGTCATCGTGGTATCCCGCCTTGGTGCTGGGGCGTCGAGAGGACAACCCGGTTCGGCGCGTGGGCTTGCGGTTCGGCGGGCGGCTCGGACTCCTCCGGGGCGGGCGGCTCGGTGGGTTCCTCGGCCGGTGCGGTGGACTCCTCGGCCGGCTCGGGGGGACCCTGCTGCTGCGACGTCGGTGCGCCCGGGTTGTCGGTGACCGTCGGCGGCGACGACGGCGTGCTGTTGTGGGCGTTGAGCACGATGAGCACCGCGCTGACGATCGCCAGGGCGACCAGCACCCCGGCGGCCCACAGCAGGGCCCGCTGACCCGAGGAGAAGGTGCGCCGCGGGGGTGGGGGCGGCCGGTGGGTGCCGGTGGCGCGGGCCCGCGCCGGTGCGGCGCGCTGCGGGGTGTGGCCAGAGGCCGCCCGGGTCTGCCCGGTGGCGGTGATGGCCGTCGGGGCGGCGCGTCCCGCCGACGGCAGCTGGCTGGGCCGCGGCGGGCGGTGCCCGGAGCGCACCGCGGCGACCGCGTCGGCGAACGGGCCGCCGCTGGGATAGCGCATGCCGGGGTTTTTCACCAGGGTGATCTCGATGAGTTCGCGCACGTTGGCCGGCAGGTCCGCCGGCAGCGGCGGCGGGGGCTCCTTGATGTGTTTCATCGCCACCGTCAGCGCACCGTCGCCGGTGAAGGGCCGCTTGCCCGAGACCGCCTCGTAGCCGACCACCCCGAGGGAGTAGACGTCGCTGGAGGCGGTGGCGTCGTGGCCGAGCGCCTGCTCGGGGGCGATGTACTGGGCGGTGCCCATCACCATCCCGGTCTGGGTGACCGGCGCGGCGTCGACGGCCTTGGCGATCCCGAAGTCGGTGATCTTCACCTGCCCGGTGGGGGTGATCATGATGTTGCCGGGTTTGACGTCGCGGTGCACCAGCCCGGCGGTATGGGCGACCTGCAGGGCCCGGCCGGTCTGCTCGAGCATGTCCAGGGCGTGGCGCAGCGAGAGCCGGCCGGTGCGTTTGAGCACCGAACTCAACGGTTCGCCGTTGACCAGCTCCATCACCAGGTAGGCGGTGCGGCCCTCGTCGTCCATCTCGGTCTCGCCGTAGTCGTGCACGCTGGCGATGCCGGGGTGGTTGAGCATCGCGGTGGTGCGGGCCTCGTTGCGGAACCGCGCGATGAACTCCGCGTCGGAGGAGAACTCCGCCTTGAGCACCTTGATCGCGACGCGGCGGCCCAGCCGGTTGTCGACGGCCTCCCACACCTGACCCATGCCGCCGGTGGCGATGAGTCGCTGCAGTCGATAGCGCCCGGACAGCGTGGCGCCTACTTTCGGGCTCATGATCCTCCCTGCAGCGCGGCCTCGATCACGGCCCGTCCGATCGGTGCGGCCACCGACCCTCCCGTCGCCGAGAGACGGTCGCCGCCGTCTTCCACCAGCACCGCCACCGCCACCTTCGGGGCGTGCGCCGGTGCGAACGCGATGTACCACGCGTGCGGCGGGGTGCTTCGTGGGTCGGTCCCGTGTTCGGCGGTCCCGGTCTTGGACGCGATCTGCACGCCGGGAATGGCTCCTTCCTGTTGCGTGCGTGCCTCGGCGGCGATCATCAATTCCGTTAGCTTAGCGGCGACCTTCGGGGAGACCGCACGGCGCTGGGTTTGCGGGGTGGTCGTGGCGATGTCCGCCAGATCCGGGCCCTGCAGATGGTTCACCAGGTAGGGCCGCATCATCAGCCCCTGATTGGCCACGGTCGCGGCGATCACGGCGTTTTGCAGCGGGGTCAGCGCGACGTCTTTCTGCCCGATGGCGGAGATGCCCAGGGCCGCGGCGTCGGGGATCGGCCCGACGGTGGATTCGGCGACCTGCAGCGGGATCGCCGGGGGTGCGGCGTCGAGCCCGAACGAGTGCGCCGCGCTGCGCAGCGCGGCGGCGCCGGTGTCGATGCCCAGCTGCACGAACGCGGTGTTGCAGGAGCGGGCGAACGCCTCGCTCAGCGCGACCGTCGGCTGGTCCCCGCAGGCCGCACCGCCGAAGTTCTCCACCGTGGCGGTGCTGTCGGGCAGTTGCCGGCGCGCCGAGGCGTCGAGCTGGGCGTCAAGGCCGGTCCCGGCGGCCAGCGCGGCCGCGGTGGTGATGACCTTGAACGTGGAGCCGGGTGGGTAGGTCTCGGCGAGCGCCCGGTTGCTCAGCGGCGAGTCGGGGTCGTCGCGCAGCCGCTGCCAGGCCTGCAGCTGGGTGGTGGCGTCGTGCGAGGACAGCAGGTTCGGGTCGTAGGACGGCGCCGAGGCCAGCGCCAGCACCCGGCCGGTGGCGGGTTCCAGCGCGACCACCGCGCCCTTGCAGGCCGGTTCGCAGCCGTCCTGCAGACCGTTCCAGGCGGCCTGCTGCACCGTGGGCTCGATCGTGGTCTCCACGGTCCCGCCGCGCGGGTCGCGTCCGGTGAAGAAGTCGGCGAGGCGGCGGCCGAACAGCCGCTCGTCGGAGCCGTTGAGGATGGAGTCCTCGGCGCGCTCCAACCCGGTCGAGGAGTAGCGCAGCGAGTAGAACCCGGTGATCGGCGCGTTGACCAGCGGGTTGGGATAGGTGCGCAGATAGCGGAACCGGCCGTCGACGGCCTCGGAGTAGGCCAGCAGCTGCCCGTCGGCGGTGATCTGGCCGCGTTGGCGGGAGTACTCGTCGAGCAGGATCCGCTGGTTGCGCGGGTCGGCGCGCAGCCCGTCGGCGGCGAAGACCTGGGTGAACGTGGCGTTGAGCAGCAGCACCACCACCAAGGCCAGGACCGCCATCGCGACGCGGCGCAACGAGGTATTCATACGCGCTCGATCACCTCGGTGCCGGCGGCGGCGATCGGCGCGGCCGGTGTCGGTGCGGTGACCAGCGGGCGCCGGGCCGCGTGCGAGATGCGCACCAGCAGCGCCAGCAGGATGTAGTTGGCCACCAGCGACGAGCCGCCGTAGGAGAGCCACGGGGTGGTCAGCCCGGTCAGCGGGATCAGGTTGGTCACCCCGCCGACCACGATGAACAACTGGATCGCCAGGGTGGACGCCAGCCCCGCGGCCAGCAGCTTGCCGAAGCTGTCGCGCACCGCGAGCGCGGTGCGCAGCCCGCGGAGGATCACAGTGGTGTAGAGCATCAACACCCCGGCCAGCCCCACCAGGCCGAGCTCCTCGCCGAAGGCGGCGATGATGAAGTCGGTGGAGGCCGCCGGGACGTACTCGGGTTGGCCGTTGCCCAGCCCGGCTCCGAAGACCCCGCCGGTGGCGAAGCTGAACAGCGACTGCACCATCTGGTAGCCGGCGCCCTCGGGGTCGGCGAACGGGTCCAGCCACGCCTGCACCCGCATCCGCACGTGGCTGAACAGGAAGTAGGCGACGGTGCTGCCGGCGACGAACAGCGCCAGCCCGATCGCCACCCAGCTGATCCGGTGGGTGGCGATGTAGACCATCACCAGAAACGACGCGTAGAGCAGCAGCGAGGTGCCCAGGTCCTTCTCGAAGACCATCACCCCGACCGAGACCACCCACGCCACCAGCAGCGGTGCGAGGTCACGCGGGCGGGGCAGGTTCACCCCGAAGACGTGTTTGCCGGCGCTGGTGAACAGGTCGCGTTTGGCGAC
This sequence is a window from Mycolicibacillus parakoreensis. Protein-coding genes within it:
- a CDS encoding aminodeoxychorismate/anthranilate synthase component II — protein: MRVLVVDNYDSFVFNLVQYLGQLGVTATVWRNDDPRLGDPAAVAADVDGVLLSPGPGTPQRAGASIPLVAACAATGTPLLGVCLGHQAIGVAYGATVDRAPELLHGKTSSVHHDDSGVLRGLPEPFTATRYHSLTILPDTLPAELRVTARTDGGVIMGVAHRQSPIHGVQFHPESILTEGGHRLLANWLAVCGAHTDAALIATLESQVAAALGPVSAADATVSGRTSA
- a CDS encoding Rid family hydrolase — its product is MTDRKFFTTPEFTTVFAMASRIGNRVELAGQGGWLDNDMNFPESLRDEIAQAFANVGTVLQRAGASFDDVIDVHSYHVGLDGNQDFINDTMAECFAEHMPHHAPTWTNIGVAALGHARMRVEIRVVAVTA
- a CDS encoding DUF3566 domain-containing protein, with product MTSPNQPEQSGPAADTAASPPPDGPAAPARSAPSGEVPPPWQRGVAKPRPAGAAPGPAPAKPAGAPTVKPAEVTRVEPAPAVAESYASELPDLSRATRTGQHKTPGRPTEAPAPAAGAARTGRTGTAVQVSRHSGPLRASMQLRRVDPWTTLKASLILSVALFFVWMIAVAFLYLILGAMGVWSKLNSNVGDLLHQTNVGAGGDIISASTIFGGATLIGLVNIVLLTAMAALGAFIYNLTADLVGGIEVTLADRE
- the cwsA gene encoding cell wall synthesis protein CwsA translates to MSRKPATVLRGAPGDAEALTARQRLARGLTYTAVGPVDVTRGVVGLGVHTARRGAAGLRRRYRDGQLAREVGAAGDTLADEFAAAQQVVAGLPQALREARREQQRRSRRPWLIAGVAAAAVAGGVTAVVLIRRSAHRDDEASPRPPSVEVQPRP
- the crgA gene encoding cell division protein CrgA gives rise to the protein MPKSKVRKKNDFAASAVSRTPVKVKAGPSSVWFVALFVGLMLFGLVWLMVYQLAATGYDVPAALVWMADLGPWNYAIAFAFMISGLLLTMRWR
- the pbpA gene encoding D,D-transpeptidase PbpA; translation: MNTSLRRVAMAVLALVVVLLLNATFTQVFAADGLRADPRNQRILLDEYSRQRGQITADGQLLAYSEAVDGRFRYLRTYPNPLVNAPITGFYSLRYSSTGLERAEDSILNGSDERLFGRRLADFFTGRDPRGGTVETTIEPTVQQAAWNGLQDGCEPACKGAVVALEPATGRVLALASAPSYDPNLLSSHDATTQLQAWQRLRDDPDSPLSNRALAETYPPGSTFKVITTAAALAAGTGLDAQLDASARRQLPDSTATVENFGGAACGDQPTVALSEAFARSCNTAFVQLGIDTGAAALRSAAHSFGLDAAPPAIPLQVAESTVGPIPDAAALGISAIGQKDVALTPLQNAVIAATVANQGLMMRPYLVNHLQGPDLADIATTTPQTQRRAVSPKVAAKLTELMIAAEARTQQEGAIPGVQIASKTGTAEHGTDPRSTPPHAWYIAFAPAHAPKVAVAVLVEDGGDRLSATGGSVAAPIGRAVIEAALQGGS
- a CDS encoding PH domain-containing protein; this encodes MSADATTWSPSPGGIAAAGLAGLIMLAVGLAVVTDPPGRLLIGLAGAGLAVFAALSWRARPRLAIDDDALVLRGWVRTHRVPRAQITLIRITEFARIGRKTRLLEIEATADRLWVLSRWDLGTDPVAVLDALTDAGYAGAGS
- a CDS encoding peptidylprolyl isomerase; the encoded protein is MTNSPIQTASATLHTNRGDITIALFGNHAPKTVDNFVGLAQGTAEYSTTNASGGSTGPFYDGAIFHRVIAGFMIQGGDPSGTGRGGPGYQFADEFHPELAFDKPYLLAMANAGPGTNGSQFFITVGPTPHLTRRHTIFGEVVDPASRQVVDTIANTVTDGGDRPTDPVVIESITIS
- a CDS encoding serine/threonine-protein kinase — translated: MSPKVGATLSGRYRLQRLIATGGMGQVWEAVDNRLGRRVAIKVLKAEFSSDAEFIARFRNEARTTAMLNHPGIASVHDYGETEMDDEGRTAYLVMELVNGEPLSSVLKRTGRLSLRHALDMLEQTGRALQVAHTAGLVHRDVKPGNIMITPTGQVKITDFGIAKAVDAAPVTQTGMVMGTAQYIAPEQALGHDATASSDVYSLGVVGYEAVSGKRPFTGDGALTVAMKHIKEPPPPLPADLPANVRELIEITLVKNPGMRYPSGGPFADAVAAVRSGHRPPRPSQLPSAGRAAPTAITATGQTRAASGHTPQRAAPARARATGTHRPPPPPRRTFSSGQRALLWAAGVLVALAIVSAVLIVLNAHNSTPSSPPTVTDNPGAPTSQQQGPPEPAEESTAPAEEPTEPPAPEESEPPAEPQAHAPNRVVLSTPQHQGGIPR
- a CDS encoding DUF881 domain-containing protein; amino-acid sequence: MVDTAPVRRHRLWSAGVPVVCLAAGLLLAATHGVSGGDEIRSSDAPRLVDMVNAAQQHVDELAARRDTLTDQIDSVHGASADTALAAMLARASTLSAQAGLDPVRGPGLVVTLTDAQRDADGRFPRDASPDDLVVHQQDIQGVLNALWSAGAEAIQVQDQRVIATSAVRCVGNTLLLNGRTYSPPYTVSALGDAEAMQAALAEEPRVVLYRQYVVRFGLGYSEEVRPEVEIAGHTQPLRLRYAQPSGPVGY
- a CDS encoding FtsW/RodA/SpoVE family cell cycle protein, which encodes MTTQPQPAIPAAPAPPLPTRRNAELGLLCFAGALTTVALVIVEADQHRTLGWKILGYTVAFLALFGLAHVAIRRYARYADPLLLPVVALLNGLGLVMIHRLDLADPTEQAHSSATQQVLWTLVGVLAFVVVLALLNDHRELAGSGYLCGLAGLVLLVIPALLPARFSEQGGAKIWVRFPGFSIQPAEFSKILLLIFFAAVLVAKRDLFTSAGKHVFGVNLPRPRDLAPLLVAWVVSVGVMVFEKDLGTSLLLYASFLVMVYIATHRISWVAIGLALFVAGSTVAYFLFSHVRMRVQAWLDPFADPEGAGYQMVQSLFSFATGGVFGAGLGNGQPEYVPAASTDFIIAAFGEELGLVGLAGVLMLYTTVILRGLRTALAVRDSFGKLLAAGLASTLAIQLFIVVGGVTNLIPLTGLTTPWLSYGGSSLVANYILLALLVRISHAARRPLVTAPTPAAPIAAAGTEVIERV
- the pknB gene encoding Stk1 family PASTA domain-containing Ser/Thr kinase, producing the protein MTTPPHLSDRYELGDILGFGGMSEVHLARDQRLHRDVAIKVLRADLARDPSFYLRFRREAQNAAALNHPAIVAVYDTGEAETEAGPLPYIVMEYVDGVTLRDMVHNDGPLPEHRAIEIIADACQALNFSHQHGIIHRDVKPANIMISTTNAVKVMDFGIARALADSGNMTQTAAVIGTAQYLSPEQARGESVDARSDVYSLGCVLYEILTGEPPFVGDSPVAVAYQHVREDPVPPSQRKAGLSAGLDAVVLKALAKNPDNRYQTAAEMHADLIRVYNGEAPEAPKVLTDADRTAMLRSSSAAGAGPHTDPLPRQPLDFSGDRNASSVTRWLVAVAVLAVLTVAVTVVINMFSGGGRAHELAVPDVQGMVSADAVAELQKKGFEVRTEQKADSVVPPDHVISTEPAADSTAHKGDVITVKVSYGPEQRQVPDVASLSYEAAIKKLEGRGFSKFKRSESPSTPELKDRVVGTNPPVNSTSAITNEITVIVGTGPETKDVPAVSGQTAEEAEKTLTLSGFAKVNPVSVDSPEPAGQVIATRPTAGENVPVDTVIELQVSKGNQFVMPDVKGMFWTDAEPLLRALGWTGVLVKGPDVDAGGDSRNRVISQSPTAGQGVNTDGNITLTFGR